DNA sequence from the Nicotiana tomentosiformis chromosome 3, ASM39032v3, whole genome shotgun sequence genome:
CACATTAAGTTGACTTCATTAAATTCTATCATTCGTTTACTGATCTCATTAATTAAGTTTTGCTGTTGCCTTTCTACGTGTCTTGCCTTGTATTGGTAATCAATTAGGTTAAGGATTTAAGTTAAAACTTAATAGGAATGTATGCTTTTCCCCTTCATTCACGCCTTTACTCTTCATCGCACTAATTGTACAAAATGCACCCAACTTGAGCTTGTTAATCTCAAAATTAGTCATATATATCTAGCTCCACAACTTTTTCAAAATAACACATTGAAATACTAGCTGTTAATTCGTGTATATTGTAGTCAACCGATTACTACCTTTTCAGATTTTCAAAAGTTGGTCAACAAGAGTGTAATGTATGTTATAGGAATAACTTAATTATTATTactaaaatttggaaattttcaaCTTATTGACAACCTAATAAACTCAAAATTTTCCTTTTGTTTCACTTTCTTCCTCTTACATGCCCATTATACTTATAATTAATGGTTTGCtgcaaactttttttttttttttttttacttctgcTATATAAAATCGATAacattcatatttataaaattaatCCGTTGtactataacttcaaataaaaattTATCCATTatccagaaaaataatatttttggagcAGCAATTGAATTTGTCTTTGAGAGTTCTACAAATCAAGAGTTCGAGCTGTGAAATCGCCAATGATACTTGCATCACGATAAAATGTCTAGGGATTGCGACACTTTTTCAGATCCTGAGTAAACGCAAAAATATTTTATGCACCAAATTATCTTTTTATAgagaaaaaataacaaataaaaataaatgtcTAACCATACTAGGAGTATTAAGTTAGATAATAAaaagtaaattaaaaaattaagtcTCAACTATTGGAATTTTCATAGATTCGTTCGTGGGGAAGTCAAGTTGAGTCTAAATTGAGACAAATTAACTTTTCACCGGACAAACAGAAACGATACTAACTACAGTAATCTTCTCAATActgtacttttttttttcttagcaCTGTATTATTACCACTGCTAAAATTGATAAATTAATACGTACGGAGTATGCAAAATTCAATGCGCATCCATTTTTGATTCTTCAATCATCATTAATAGGTCTGCATCTTCTTCACCAAAAGCTCGAATccctttttgtttcttttttcagattctgaatttcaaaaatttaaaattatccATCCATGGAATCACCTGAAAAAAACGACGCCGTTGCATTTGAGTCAGCTGAGAAGATAATTCTCCGGTGGGATTCAACGGTATCTGAAGAAGCTAGAGAGAAGATGATATTCAACGGCGATCGTCGCGAGATCGATCGCTATTTACAAGCCGTTGATGAAATCCAACGGTCAATGGAGTCCACCACACTCTCCGTCTCCGACGACCACGATAAAGCCAACACCGCGATCCAGATCGCCATGGCTCGTCTCGAGGACGAGTTCCGTAACATACTCATCGCTCACACAAACGCAATCGAAGCCGAATCATTAACTGATCCAAGTGTTTCAGAAGAAGACTGCCGCGATACTCCACGCGCCGGCGACGATGATTCGTTCAGCAAAGAGCTGGAAAAACAAGGGAGTAGCACCAGCAGCAGTTACCGATCTACTAACAGCATCCGTGAGGTCGATCTCATGCCTTCAGAAGCAATAGACGATCTCCGGTGTATCGCGGAGCGTATGATTTCAGCTGGATATCTCCGGGAGTGTATTCAGGTGTATGGCAGTGTACGCAAGTCTGCTGTAGACTCGAGCTTCCGGAAGCTTGGAATAGAGAAGCTGAGCATAGGAGATATACAGAGACTTGATTGGGAGACTCTCGAAGCAAAGATTCGTAGATGGATACGAGCAGCAAAAGTATGCGTTCGCATACTTTTCGCTAGCGAGAAGAAGCTCTGTGAGCAAATCTTTGAAGGTTTGGGGACGGCGACGGATGATGCTTGCTTTATGGAGACTATTAAAGGTCCAGCTATTCAGCTGTTCAATTTTGCCGAAGCCATTAGCATTAGCAGGCGATCGCCTGAAAAGTTGTTTAAGATATTAGATCTTCATGATGCTTTATCGGGTTTATTAACTGATATTGAAATTGTTTTCGAGTCAAAATCTTCAGAGTCGATTAGAGTTCAGTCAGTAGAGATATTGTCTAGGTTAGGGGAGGCTGCTAGAGGGATATTATCGGAATTTGAGAATGCAGTGCTTCGTGAACCTTCTAGGGTTCCTGTCCCCGGAGGGACAATTCATCCCTTGACTAGGTATGTCATGAACTATATAAGTTTAATCTCGGATTATAAGCAGACGATGGTTGAATTGATTGTTTCAAAGCCTTCAACGGGATCAAGGTATTCGAGTGATCCTAATACACCTGATATGGATTTTAGTGAGCTAGAAGGGCAAACCCCGTTGGCTCTTCATTTGATTTGGATTATTGTCATTTTGCAGTTCAATTTGGATGGTAAGTCTAAGCACTATAAGGATACCTCTTTGGCTCATTTGTTTATGATGAATAATGTCCATTATATTGTTGAGAAGATTAAAGGATCACCTGAGTTAAGGGACATGATTGGGGATGATTACTTGAGGAAGTTAACTGGGAAATTCAGGCAAGCTGCTGTTAATTACCAGAGAGCAACTTGGGTGAGGgttttgcattgtttgagagaTGAGGGATTACACGTGAGTGGAAGTTTTTCATCCGGGGTGTCCAAGAGTGCATTGAGAGAGAGGTTTAAGGCATTCAACGCCTTGTTTGAAGAGGTTCACAGGACTCAGTCCGTGTGGTTGATACCAGATACACAGCTCAAGGAGGAGCTGCAAATTTCCATATCCGAAAAGTTAATCCCAGCATATAGATCGTTTCTTGGACGGTTCAGGAGCCATATAGAAAGTGGGAGGCATCCGGAAAATTACATAAAGTATTCTGTGGAGGATTTAGAGAATGCTGTCTTGGATTTCTTTGAGGGGTACGCTGTATCACAGCACTTGCGGAGAAGATCTCAGTGAAAGAATACAAGTTTCACCATTTAGTACTTTAGGACATTCTTTTGAATTTTTTCATGGAGT
Encoded proteins:
- the LOC104113627 gene encoding exocyst complex component EXO70A1-like gives rise to the protein MESPEKNDAVAFESAEKIILRWDSTVSEEAREKMIFNGDRREIDRYLQAVDEIQRSMESTTLSVSDDHDKANTAIQIAMARLEDEFRNILIAHTNAIEAESLTDPSVSEEDCRDTPRAGDDDSFSKELEKQGSSTSSSYRSTNSIREVDLMPSEAIDDLRCIAERMISAGYLRECIQVYGSVRKSAVDSSFRKLGIEKLSIGDIQRLDWETLEAKIRRWIRAAKVCVRILFASEKKLCEQIFEGLGTATDDACFMETIKGPAIQLFNFAEAISISRRSPEKLFKILDLHDALSGLLTDIEIVFESKSSESIRVQSVEILSRLGEAARGILSEFENAVLREPSRVPVPGGTIHPLTRYVMNYISLISDYKQTMVELIVSKPSTGSRYSSDPNTPDMDFSELEGQTPLALHLIWIIVILQFNLDGKSKHYKDTSLAHLFMMNNVHYIVEKIKGSPELRDMIGDDYLRKLTGKFRQAAVNYQRATWVRVLHCLRDEGLHVSGSFSSGVSKSALRERFKAFNALFEEVHRTQSVWLIPDTQLKEELQISISEKLIPAYRSFLGRFRSHIESGRHPENYIKYSVEDLENAVLDFFEGYAVSQHLRRRSQ